Proteins found in one Lycium ferocissimum isolate CSIRO_LF1 chromosome 6, AGI_CSIRO_Lferr_CH_V1, whole genome shotgun sequence genomic segment:
- the LOC132060125 gene encoding uncharacterized protein LOC132060125 has protein sequence MEYSKKKKSGPWLSVPQFGHWDQKGVFPDYSMDFSQIRENRKQNKNDLSRASLGNENELIFSTKKDTNAAYSAPSNDHHYYKNQSPTRMRRIFRYFNCCVKA, from the exons ATGGAATATAGCAAGAAG AAGAAGAGTGGACCATGGCTATCAGTGCCACAATTTGGACACTGGGACCAAAAGGGAGTATTTCCAGACTACTCCATGGATTTCTCTCAAATAAGAGAGAATAGGAAACAGAACAAGAATGACTTGTCAAGAGCCAGTTTAGGAAATGAGAATGAGCTCATTTTCTCTACCAAAAAGGATACAAATGCAGCTTACTCTGCCCCCAGTAATGACCACCATTACTATAAGAACCAATCTCCAACT AGGATGAGAAGGATCTTCAGATATTTCAACTGCTGTGTAAAAGCTTGA